The Actinomycetota bacterium genome contains a region encoding:
- a CDS encoding glutamate--tRNA ligase family protein: MRTRFAPTPSGYLHAGNLVNALVTSWLARQHGGQLALRIDDDDRERYRPEYADYIFTALEALKIDWQIGPSGPDEYLQCDLRIRHRYLRNQLALVPDDMTYACECTRTLLVERPCPCRDLDLTFVEGETVLRVVVSEDCVVQVNGLPVHVKSQLGDFVLWRRDAIPAYHWANVIDDRDLGTTHVVRGADLTSASAAHIYLARLIGAENVEHAQYLHHALVKGVDGRKLSKSKSAESLPPALDARTIKRIQALAEAVAEPLAITPS, translated from the coding sequence GTGCGTACTCGATTTGCCCCCACACCCAGTGGCTACCTGCACGCGGGAAATCTGGTCAACGCACTTGTGACTTCATGGTTAGCGCGCCAGCACGGTGGTCAACTGGCTCTGCGAATCGACGATGATGATCGAGAGCGATACCGCCCTGAGTACGCCGACTACATATTCACTGCGCTTGAGGCCTTGAAGATCGATTGGCAGATTGGGCCATCGGGTCCTGATGAGTATCTCCAGTGCGATCTGCGCATCCGACACCGATACTTGCGCAATCAGCTGGCGCTCGTGCCAGATGACATGACCTACGCGTGCGAGTGCACTCGCACCTTGCTTGTTGAGAGACCTTGCCCGTGTCGCGATCTGGACTTGACCTTTGTCGAAGGTGAGACCGTGCTTCGGGTAGTTGTCTCTGAGGATTGCGTAGTCCAAGTCAATGGCCTACCGGTCCATGTGAAATCACAACTCGGCGACTTCGTACTCTGGCGGCGCGATGCCATTCCTGCCTATCACTGGGCCAACGTGATTGACGACCGTGACTTAGGGACGACCCATGTGGTGCGCGGTGCTGATCTCACTTCAGCAAGCGCAGCACATATCTACTTGGCACGACTCATCGGTGCTGAAAATGTCGAACACGCGCAATACCTGCATCACGCTCTGGTGAAAGGCGTCGACGGCCGAAAGTTGTCGAAATCCAAATCCGCGGAGTCCTTGCCACCAGCTCTCGATGCCCGGACGATCAAGAGGATTCAGGCACTTGCGGAGGCAGTTGCCGAACCACTGGCCATTACGCCTTCTTGA
- a CDS encoding protease inhibitor I42 family protein: MSGKLRILGAALAVVSVGLAVPAAGASPAPLVISSLKTNQDSTVSLKTLRTVRFEIPSNVTTGYRYEIAVPKNTAKSKVSKLVYVGDAPAMPGSGGTSVVTVKPSQAGTTAVKWTLIAPGGAVTSTSTVTLNFKKA, from the coding sequence ATGTCAGGAAAGCTTCGAATACTTGGCGCAGCGCTCGCTGTTGTTTCTGTTGGGCTGGCCGTGCCTGCAGCTGGAGCCTCGCCTGCTCCATTGGTGATCTCCTCGTTGAAGACGAATCAGGACTCAACTGTGTCGCTCAAGACGCTGCGCACTGTTCGCTTTGAGATTCCATCCAATGTCACGACCGGCTACCGCTACGAGATTGCCGTGCCCAAGAACACTGCCAAGTCCAAAGTCTCCAAGTTGGTGTACGTCGGTGATGCTCCTGCGATGCCTGGGTCAGGCGGAACTTCAGTTGTCACGGTCAAGCCAAGTCAAGCCGGTACCACTGCGGTGAAGTGGACGCTGATTGCTCCTGGTGGTGCCGTGACCTCGACCAGTACGGTCACCCTGAATTTCAAGAAGGCGTAA
- a CDS encoding LapA family protein: protein MSPESTGRKFNLRIAIGIVVLVVAVIVIAQNTEDATLNFLSWDISMPLWLVLTIMFVLGMFLGGAVRGGIRKLRGVDSKKD, encoded by the coding sequence ATGAGTCCTGAAAGCACAGGCAGGAAATTCAATCTGCGCATTGCCATTGGCATCGTGGTGCTGGTGGTGGCGGTCATCGTGATCGCTCAGAATACAGAAGACGCGACGCTCAACTTCTTGTCATGGGATATCAGCATGCCGCTATGGCTGGTGCTGACCATCATGTTCGTGCTGGGCATGTTCCTCGGTGGTGCGGTGCGCGGCGGCATTCGCAAATTGCGCGGAGTTGATTCCAAGAAGGATTGA
- a CDS encoding DUF4916 domain-containing protein, whose product MLDTQSAWLDEAELQSVRDRLPMVYIDAVPVRVDSLGQVTEVGLLLRVLPDGSISRAIVSGRVLYGERIRDALMRHLEKDLGSMALPSVPTSPQPFTVVEYFPDPAITGFHDPRQHAVSLAFIVPINGDPTPSLDALDLIWVTPTEAVSMAFQSQMSGGQDRLVRMALAHCGLLP is encoded by the coding sequence ATGCTCGATACGCAGTCTGCCTGGCTTGATGAGGCGGAACTGCAGTCAGTGAGAGATCGGCTGCCGATGGTCTACATCGATGCCGTGCCCGTTCGTGTCGATTCCCTTGGTCAGGTGACCGAGGTGGGCCTGCTCCTGCGTGTCCTGCCTGACGGCAGCATCAGTCGGGCGATTGTCTCAGGGCGAGTGCTGTACGGCGAACGCATTCGTGATGCGCTCATGCGGCACTTGGAGAAGGATCTGGGCTCGATGGCGCTGCCAAGTGTGCCGACCTCTCCGCAGCCCTTCACCGTTGTGGAGTATTTTCCAGACCCGGCGATCACCGGTTTCCATGATCCTCGGCAGCATGCGGTGTCGCTGGCATTCATCGTTCCCATCAATGGCGATCCCACGCCTTCACTCGATGCACTTGACCTGATTTGGGTAACTCCGACCGAGGCCGTGTCAATGGCTTTTCAGTCGCAGATGAGCGGTGGTCAAGACCGTCTTGTACGCATGGCGCTGGCCCATTGCGGACTACTTCCATAA
- the msrB gene encoding peptide-methionine (R)-S-oxide reductase MsrB, translating into MGIQPSHAEPTRPDGKPFAVAKTDEEWAEQLSRAEYYVLRQAGTEAPFLGEYTDTKTEGVYTCKACNAELFRSTTKFDSHCGWPSFYAPLAEDRVLYIEDLSLGGKRTEVRCASCGSHLGHVFEGEGYGTPTDLRYCINSIALRLE; encoded by the coding sequence ATGGGAATTCAGCCAAGTCATGCCGAGCCCACCCGTCCCGACGGCAAGCCATTCGCCGTGGCGAAAACCGATGAAGAGTGGGCTGAGCAGCTGTCTCGCGCGGAGTACTACGTCCTGCGGCAGGCAGGTACTGAAGCGCCCTTCCTTGGTGAGTACACCGATACCAAGACAGAGGGCGTCTATACCTGCAAGGCCTGCAACGCTGAGCTCTTTCGCAGCACCACGAAGTTCGACTCGCACTGTGGCTGGCCAAGCTTCTATGCACCCTTGGCAGAAGACCGCGTGCTGTACATCGAGGACTTGAGTCTGGGTGGCAAGCGAACCGAAGTTCGATGTGCCTCCTGTGGCAGTCACTTGGGCCACGTCTTTGAAGGAGAGGGCTATGGCACTCCCACCGATTTGCGCTACTGCATCAATTCCATCGCCCTGCGGCTTGAGTAA
- a CDS encoding DUF3000 domain-containing protein, with translation MRTVTAHDQAFEAAVARIRTVVARPEFQLDEAPSPSRLAPFALAITAESTGEQDLASGRFVLLHDPDGVEEWEGTFRAVVFVRAYLEADLIDDPLLHEVGWSWLIESLESSACAYGQLGGTITRNSGRSFGTMSDRPADGYLEIRASWTPLDDAEPAAEHMDRHAHAWLRLLDHAAGLQPLPENMPHVLGSRVRATH, from the coding sequence ATGCGCACGGTGACAGCACACGATCAGGCTTTCGAGGCAGCTGTCGCTCGTATTCGCACCGTCGTGGCCAGACCTGAGTTCCAGCTCGACGAGGCCCCGTCCCCCAGTCGACTGGCTCCTTTCGCGCTGGCCATTACCGCTGAATCAACAGGCGAGCAGGACTTGGCAAGCGGTCGATTCGTGCTTCTCCACGACCCTGATGGCGTCGAGGAGTGGGAGGGCACATTCCGCGCGGTTGTCTTTGTGCGGGCATATCTGGAAGCCGACCTCATTGACGACCCACTTCTCCACGAGGTGGGCTGGAGTTGGCTGATTGAGTCGCTGGAATCCAGCGCGTGTGCCTATGGACAGTTGGGCGGAACCATCACTCGCAACTCCGGTCGATCCTTTGGAACCATGAGTGACCGGCCCGCCGATGGCTATCTTGAGATCCGTGCGTCATGGACGCCTCTGGACGACGCCGAGCCAGCTGCTGAACACATGGATCGTCATGCGCACGCGTGGCTGCGGCTGCTTGATCATGCTGCTGGCCTGCAACCCCTCCCTGAGAACATGCCGCACGTACTTGGTTCTCGAGTGCGGGCTACCCATTAG
- a CDS encoding ribonuclease D has protein sequence METDTPPRAEREPRDGVPHIITTSEALQQYAAAVALGHGPVALDAERASGFRYSQRAYLIQVRREGAGTALIDPIAVPELSALAAAIANVPWILHAANQDLPCLAELGLYPSALFDTELAGRLLGRERVSLGALVESELGEILEKGHGATDWSIRPLTKAQLRYAALDVELLVELREVLEAELATSGKLEFAQQEFLALLAFTPRARGEEPWRRTSGIHRIRKEQSLAVVRELWFARDQIAQREDIASGRILPDAAIVAAAAAMPVSAEALGALPEFSGRGQTRRRADWWAAIDRALSSDAASWPVTAAPAEGPPPPRTWANKNPAAADRLERAREGLRLLSEECTIPVENLLTPELARRLCWDPPEPLAISSIQEQLRTMGARQWQIELTAPILLESLTPADSATTE, from the coding sequence GTGGAAACTGACACTCCCCCTCGCGCGGAACGTGAACCGCGCGACGGTGTTCCGCACATCATCACGACGTCTGAGGCACTCCAGCAGTACGCAGCAGCAGTCGCGTTGGGTCATGGACCTGTTGCTCTGGACGCCGAACGAGCTTCCGGCTTTCGCTACAGCCAGCGCGCCTATCTGATTCAAGTTCGTCGCGAAGGTGCTGGCACAGCGCTCATTGATCCGATTGCCGTCCCTGAACTTTCCGCCCTGGCTGCCGCCATCGCCAATGTCCCTTGGATTCTGCATGCGGCAAATCAAGATCTCCCCTGTCTTGCTGAATTGGGGCTGTACCCCTCGGCGCTGTTTGATACCGAGTTGGCTGGGCGCCTTCTTGGACGCGAACGGGTCAGCCTTGGCGCATTGGTTGAGTCTGAATTGGGCGAGATCCTGGAGAAGGGTCACGGCGCCACCGACTGGTCGATCCGGCCGCTCACCAAGGCTCAACTTCGCTATGCGGCACTTGACGTAGAACTGCTGGTCGAGCTCCGCGAGGTTCTGGAAGCCGAATTGGCCACCTCCGGCAAGCTTGAATTCGCGCAGCAGGAGTTCCTCGCATTGCTGGCATTCACACCCAGAGCACGCGGCGAAGAGCCATGGCGGCGCACATCTGGCATCCATCGCATCCGCAAGGAGCAATCGCTGGCAGTGGTCCGCGAATTGTGGTTCGCTCGGGACCAGATCGCCCAGCGAGAAGACATTGCCTCCGGGCGCATCCTGCCTGATGCAGCGATCGTTGCCGCCGCTGCCGCGATGCCAGTCAGTGCGGAAGCACTTGGTGCGCTTCCCGAATTCTCCGGCCGAGGTCAGACTCGTCGTCGCGCAGATTGGTGGGCGGCGATCGATCGTGCCTTGTCTTCAGATGCCGCATCGTGGCCGGTCACCGCCGCACCTGCCGAAGGTCCTCCGCCGCCACGTACGTGGGCGAACAAGAACCCCGCGGCCGCCGACCGACTCGAACGAGCCCGCGAGGGACTGCGCCTGCTGTCCGAGGAGTGCACGATCCCGGTCGAGAATCTGCTGACCCCGGAGTTAGCCCGCCGGCTGTGTTGGGATCCCCCTGAGCCACTTGCAATCTCAAGTATCCAAGAACAGCTGCGCACCATGGGCGCACGACAATGGCAGATCGAGCTGACGGCACCGATCCTGCTGGAAAGCCTGACTCCTGCTGATTCAGCAACTACTGAGTAG
- the dxs gene encoding 1-deoxy-D-xylulose-5-phosphate synthase translates to MSLLARIRDPRDVRALSPEQLPILASEIREFLVTKVSATGGHLGPNLGVVELTIALHRIFQSPDDAIIWDTGHQAYVHKILTGRMSGFDQLKQSGGLSGYPSRAESPHDIVENSHASTSLSYADGLAKAWEIRGLLGKRHVVAVIGDGGLTGGMAWEALNNIAGSKRQVVIVVNDNQRSYSPTIGGLAHHLSTLRTTRGYERFMSWGKRILLRTPVVGDPLYGTLHGMKKGIKDIMAPQGMFEDLGLKYIGPVDGHDEAELEHALRRAKDFDGPVIVHMITEKGRGYAPAEADDADRFHGIGIFDPDTGIPVAAAGPTWTGVFSDELVNAGRARPDVVAITAAMLGPTGLNAFADEFPNRVFDVGIAEQHAATSAAGLAFGGMHPVVPLYATFLNRAFDQVLMDCALHQAGVTFVLDRAGVTGDDGASHNGVWDMSILQVVPGLRIAAPRDEATLRAELREALDISDAPTVVRFPKGALPAPRPALRSIEGVDVLAEHGDQHVLIVSVGAFANLACEVADRLQAQGIGSIVVDPRWVKPVPQAVVALASSSRLVIVVEDGMRTGGVGAAVSQRLRDCGLDLPVRNIGVPDEFLTHGKRNDLLKELGITAQDVSRMIVETVAVRTDEPARADRHDATQ, encoded by the coding sequence GTGAGTCTGCTGGCACGCATCCGCGATCCGCGCGATGTACGAGCGCTTTCGCCGGAGCAGCTGCCCATTCTGGCAAGTGAGATCCGAGAATTCCTGGTTACCAAGGTGTCGGCAACGGGTGGTCACCTTGGCCCCAATCTTGGCGTCGTCGAACTCACCATCGCCTTACACCGGATCTTCCAATCTCCCGACGATGCGATCATCTGGGACACCGGGCATCAGGCATATGTGCACAAGATCCTGACCGGGCGGATGTCTGGATTCGACCAGCTCAAGCAGTCTGGCGGGCTCTCGGGTTATCCAAGCCGTGCTGAAAGTCCGCATGACATTGTCGAGAACTCCCACGCTTCAACCTCGCTCTCCTACGCAGATGGTCTGGCAAAGGCGTGGGAGATTCGTGGGCTGCTGGGCAAGCGCCATGTGGTCGCTGTCATCGGAGATGGCGGCCTGACCGGTGGCATGGCCTGGGAAGCACTCAACAACATCGCTGGTTCCAAGCGACAAGTCGTGATCGTTGTGAATGACAATCAGCGCTCCTACTCACCAACCATCGGTGGTCTGGCGCATCACCTCTCCACTCTTCGTACCACGCGCGGTTATGAGCGATTCATGTCATGGGGCAAACGCATACTGCTTCGCACCCCTGTGGTTGGCGACCCGCTCTACGGCACCTTGCACGGAATGAAAAAGGGCATCAAGGACATCATGGCGCCGCAAGGAATGTTCGAGGATCTGGGCTTGAAGTACATCGGCCCAGTTGATGGTCACGATGAAGCCGAGCTGGAGCACGCCTTGCGCAGGGCCAAGGATTTCGATGGCCCAGTGATCGTGCACATGATCACCGAGAAGGGTCGAGGCTACGCACCTGCTGAGGCAGATGATGCCGACCGCTTCCACGGAATCGGCATCTTTGATCCTGACACCGGAATCCCGGTGGCTGCTGCAGGTCCGACATGGACGGGGGTGTTCTCCGACGAATTGGTGAATGCCGGTCGTGCTCGTCCAGATGTGGTGGCAATCACGGCGGCCATGCTGGGTCCCACTGGCTTGAATGCATTCGCCGATGAATTTCCCAATCGAGTCTTCGATGTCGGCATCGCAGAGCAGCACGCGGCCACCAGCGCTGCTGGACTTGCTTTCGGCGGAATGCATCCAGTGGTTCCGCTCTACGCGACATTTCTCAACCGTGCCTTTGATCAAGTGCTGATGGACTGTGCACTCCATCAGGCTGGTGTCACCTTCGTGCTGGATCGAGCTGGGGTTACTGGGGACGATGGCGCGAGCCACAATGGCGTATGGGACATGTCCATTCTGCAGGTCGTCCCCGGACTGCGCATCGCAGCGCCTCGCGATGAAGCCACCCTGCGCGCAGAACTACGTGAGGCACTTGATATCAGCGACGCCCCGACAGTGGTTCGCTTTCCCAAGGGGGCGTTGCCAGCTCCTCGACCAGCCTTGCGATCCATCGAGGGGGTCGACGTGCTTGCTGAGCACGGCGATCAGCATGTGTTGATTGTGAGTGTCGGTGCCTTTGCAAATCTGGCCTGCGAGGTTGCTGATCGACTGCAGGCTCAAGGCATTGGCAGCATCGTCGTGGACCCCAGATGGGTCAAGCCGGTTCCACAGGCCGTAGTCGCTCTTGCCAGTTCGAGCCGACTTGTGATCGTCGTTGAGGACGGCATGCGCACTGGCGGCGTAGGTGCAGCCGTCAGTCAGCGCCTACGAGATTGCGGGCTTGACCTGCCAGTCCGCAATATTGGTGTTCCCGATGAGTTCCTGACTCATGGCAAGCGCAATGACCTGCTGAAAGAACTCGGAATCACTGCGCAAGATGTCTCACGCATGATCGTGGAGACTGTCGCTGTTCGCACTGATGAGCCCGCACGTGCAGACAGGCACGACGCTACTCAGTAG
- the acnA gene encoding aconitate hydratase AcnA: protein MAGVDSFGARGNLQVGSNDYEIFRISAVPGSQRLPFTHKVLLENLLRTEDGANVTRETIASLGNWDPSAEPSEEIQFTPARVVMQDFTGVPVVVDLATMREAVAELGGDASKIEPLAPAELVIDHSVIVDFFASPNAEALNVDLEYDRNLERYQFLRWGQSAFEEFKVVPPGTGIVHQVNIESLARVVMARRGQAYPDTVVGTDSHTTMVNGLGVLGWGVGGIEAEAAMLGQSVSMLIPRVVGFKLKGAMPAGTTATDLVLTITEMLRHHGVVGKFVEFYGEGVSAVPLANRATIGNMSPEYGSTAAIFPIDETTIAYLRLTGRSEEQIALVEAYSKEQGLWHDASHEPVYSEYLELDLGTVVPSIAGPKRPQDRVLLTNSKAAFEEALSEFTASPAAMAEVTIEGANLEIGHGAVTVAAITSCTNTSNPYVMIGAGLLAKKAVERGLSRAPWVKTSLAPGSKVVTDYYDKSGLTPYLNQLGFDTVGYGCTTCIGNSGPLIPEVSAAVNEHDLAVVAVLSGNRNFEGRINPDIKMNYLASPPLVVAYAIAGTMDIDLATEALGIDSNGQAVFLADIWPSTAEIEAVVEASIDADMFSSRYKDVFAGDARWQNLHTPVGDLFAWDPDSTYVRKPPYFEGMGRIPAPVQDITSARVLAVLGDSVTTDHISPAGNIRADSPAGLYLAEHGVSRSDFNSYGSRRGNHEVMIRGTFANIRLKNQMLDGVEGGFTVDLTDPDKPTTSIYDAAMNYAKSRTPLVILAGKEYGSGSSRDWAAKGTALLGVKAVIAESYERIHRSNLIGMGVLPLQFQPGTSAQTLGLSGEERFTVKGISALNDGDSPRDVLVEAVKEDGSLLEFTALVRIDTPGEADYYRHGGILQYVLRSLL from the coding sequence GTGGCTGGCGTGGATAGTTTTGGAGCCCGGGGAAATCTCCAGGTCGGATCGAATGACTACGAGATTTTCCGCATCTCCGCAGTCCCAGGCAGCCAGCGGCTTCCCTTCACGCACAAAGTGCTGTTGGAGAACCTGCTGCGGACCGAGGATGGCGCAAACGTCACGCGCGAGACCATCGCATCCCTTGGCAACTGGGACCCCAGTGCTGAGCCAAGTGAAGAGATCCAATTCACGCCCGCTCGCGTGGTCATGCAGGACTTCACAGGCGTCCCGGTCGTCGTTGACCTTGCAACCATGCGCGAAGCAGTTGCTGAATTGGGAGGCGACGCTTCCAAGATTGAGCCCCTTGCGCCCGCTGAACTTGTCATCGACCACTCGGTGATCGTCGACTTCTTTGCCAGCCCCAATGCTGAAGCTCTGAATGTGGATCTCGAGTACGACCGCAACCTGGAGCGCTATCAGTTCCTTCGCTGGGGCCAGAGTGCTTTCGAGGAGTTCAAGGTGGTCCCCCCGGGCACCGGCATCGTGCATCAGGTCAATATCGAAAGCCTTGCTCGCGTGGTCATGGCTCGTCGCGGACAGGCCTACCCGGACACCGTGGTCGGTACCGACTCGCACACAACCATGGTCAATGGACTAGGTGTCCTGGGCTGGGGAGTGGGCGGCATCGAAGCCGAGGCCGCGATGCTGGGACAGTCCGTCAGCATGCTGATTCCACGAGTCGTGGGCTTCAAGCTCAAGGGCGCAATGCCAGCTGGCACCACAGCAACAGACTTGGTGCTCACGATCACCGAGATGCTTCGTCACCATGGTGTGGTCGGGAAGTTCGTGGAGTTCTACGGCGAGGGCGTCAGCGCTGTACCGCTTGCAAATCGGGCGACGATCGGCAATATGAGCCCTGAGTACGGCAGCACGGCGGCGATCTTCCCCATTGACGAGACCACCATCGCCTACCTGCGTCTAACCGGACGATCTGAAGAGCAGATCGCGCTTGTGGAGGCCTACTCCAAGGAGCAGGGCCTGTGGCATGACGCGTCGCATGAGCCGGTGTACTCCGAGTACCTCGAGCTTGATCTTGGCACCGTGGTGCCGTCCATTGCCGGACCCAAGCGCCCGCAGGATCGAGTTCTGCTGACCAATTCGAAGGCTGCCTTCGAGGAGGCCTTGAGTGAGTTCACGGCATCACCTGCGGCAATGGCAGAGGTGACGATCGAAGGCGCGAACCTTGAGATCGGCCATGGCGCTGTCACTGTTGCGGCCATCACTTCTTGCACTAACACCTCCAACCCATACGTCATGATCGGCGCTGGCCTGCTTGCGAAGAAGGCTGTGGAGCGGGGACTCTCGCGTGCGCCTTGGGTGAAGACTTCACTTGCACCTGGTTCAAAAGTAGTCACCGACTACTACGACAAGTCCGGGCTCACGCCGTACCTGAACCAGCTCGGCTTTGACACTGTCGGCTACGGATGCACGACGTGCATCGGCAATTCCGGCCCATTGATCCCTGAGGTCAGTGCGGCGGTGAATGAACACGATTTGGCTGTTGTCGCTGTGCTCAGCGGCAATCGCAACTTTGAAGGACGCATCAATCCAGACATCAAGATGAACTATCTGGCGTCTCCACCGCTCGTGGTGGCATACGCCATCGCCGGCACCATGGACATCGACCTCGCCACGGAAGCCCTCGGTATTGACTCCAACGGCCAAGCAGTGTTCTTGGCAGATATCTGGCCAAGCACGGCAGAGATAGAAGCCGTGGTCGAGGCCTCAATTGATGCCGACATGTTCTCTTCGCGCTACAAGGACGTGTTCGCTGGCGATGCTCGCTGGCAGAACCTGCACACGCCGGTCGGCGACTTGTTCGCCTGGGATCCCGACAGCACCTATGTGCGCAAGCCCCCGTACTTCGAAGGCATGGGGCGCATCCCCGCCCCGGTCCAGGACATCACCAGTGCTCGCGTGCTGGCCGTACTCGGAGATTCCGTCACGACCGACCACATCTCACCTGCTGGCAACATTCGAGCAGACAGCCCTGCAGGGCTGTATCTGGCTGAGCATGGTGTGAGCCGATCTGACTTCAACTCCTACGGATCTCGTCGTGGCAATCATGAAGTGATGATCCGTGGCACCTTCGCCAATATTCGGCTGAAGAACCAGATGCTTGATGGAGTCGAGGGCGGATTCACCGTCGATCTGACTGACCCTGACAAGCCAACGACGTCCATCTACGACGCTGCTATGAACTATGCCAAGAGCCGCACTCCGCTGGTGATCCTCGCTGGCAAGGAATACGGATCAGGCTCAAGTCGGGACTGGGCAGCAAAGGGCACCGCTCTGCTGGGGGTCAAGGCTGTCATTGCTGAGTCCTACGAACGCATCCACCGCTCGAATCTGATCGGCATGGGTGTGCTCCCACTGCAGTTCCAGCCGGGAACGTCAGCGCAGACTCTTGGCTTGAGCGGCGAAGAGCGTTTCACCGTCAAGGGCATCTCTGCGCTGAATGATGGCGACAGCCCCCGCGATGTGCTGGTCGAAGCGGTCAAGGAGGACGGTTCCTTGCTGGAGTTCACGGCCTTGGTGCGCATTGACACCCCTGGTGAAGCGGACTACTACCGTCACGGCGGCATCCTCCAGTACGTTCTACGCTCGCTTCTTTAG
- a CDS encoding TRAM domain-containing protein, which yields MVRPAKEKVEVGEEFILEIGAMVHGGHCLAFPKGNTAFVRHALAGELARIRITEVRSKFLRADAIEILESSQHRVVAPCSWAHPGGCGGCDFQHVDLAHQREVKGAIARESLIRHAGVDPGELHAIVLNDDDGLHWRTRVRWSVDRSGNAGLLAARSHGVLEVQECLLATPEVSQAGVTDDKWPGVGSVQVTQGSVGSPSVWADRELVSGKAKVVQQVGDRRWEIGGADFWQVHPGAAAAIVEHVMGAGEPGTGEQWLDLYAGAGLISAFLGEAVGVQGQVVAVESFRSAIRDGRRALADLPQVSFVEADVQTWQWPSRIDGVVLDPPRRGAGVEVMAAIASARPRVVVYVACDPVAFARDAASLIGSGYALTGFSVLDAFPMTHHMECIAKFVPGMHSDLGPVHAIKASRIR from the coding sequence ATGGTGAGGCCGGCAAAAGAAAAGGTCGAGGTCGGCGAGGAATTCATCCTCGAAATTGGTGCGATGGTGCATGGCGGGCACTGCCTTGCATTTCCAAAGGGCAATACCGCGTTCGTCCGCCACGCCTTGGCTGGAGAACTGGCGCGGATTCGCATCACAGAAGTGCGTTCGAAGTTCCTCCGTGCCGATGCCATCGAGATTCTTGAGTCATCTCAGCATCGGGTGGTCGCGCCCTGTAGTTGGGCTCATCCCGGTGGCTGTGGCGGGTGCGATTTCCAACATGTCGATCTTGCCCACCAGCGAGAAGTCAAAGGTGCAATCGCACGTGAGTCCCTCATTCGACATGCAGGTGTGGATCCAGGCGAGCTGCACGCGATCGTGTTGAACGACGATGACGGTCTGCATTGGCGCACGCGGGTCCGATGGAGCGTGGATCGCAGTGGCAATGCCGGATTGCTGGCGGCACGCAGCCACGGAGTTCTTGAAGTCCAAGAGTGCCTGTTGGCAACACCGGAGGTGAGCCAAGCGGGAGTAACGGACGACAAATGGCCAGGTGTCGGAAGCGTCCAAGTCACGCAGGGCTCGGTGGGTTCGCCAAGTGTCTGGGCCGACCGCGAATTGGTGAGTGGCAAGGCCAAGGTCGTGCAGCAGGTCGGTGACCGGCGGTGGGAGATCGGCGGAGCAGATTTCTGGCAGGTGCATCCGGGTGCCGCCGCGGCAATCGTTGAGCACGTCATGGGCGCCGGCGAGCCTGGGACTGGCGAGCAGTGGCTGGATCTTTATGCAGGCGCGGGCCTGATCAGCGCATTTCTTGGCGAAGCGGTAGGAGTCCAAGGCCAGGTAGTGGCTGTTGAGAGCTTTCGCAGTGCCATTCGCGACGGTCGCCGTGCCCTGGCAGACCTGCCGCAGGTGAGCTTCGTCGAAGCCGACGTGCAGACGTGGCAGTGGCCAAGCCGAATCGATGGAGTGGTACTTGATCCACCTCGACGTGGTGCCGGTGTCGAGGTGATGGCCGCCATCGCCAGCGCACGGCCACGAGTGGTGGTCTATGTGGCGTGCGATCCCGTTGCCTTTGCTCGGGACGCAGCCTCGCTCATCGGTTCTGGATACGCTCTCACTGGTTTTTCAGTGCTTGATGCCTTCCCGATGACTCATCACATGGAGTGCATCGCAAAGTTCGTTCCAGGGATGCACAGTGACCTAGGGCCGGTTCACGCGATCAAGGCCAGTCGGATACGTTGA